One Candidatus Deferrimicrobiaceae bacterium genomic window, CGAAACACGGAGCGACTTCCTCTTTGAATCGCGGGATGGCCACCTTCACCTCGATCCTCCACCGGCCGTTGTAAAGAGCAACTTTAAGGCCAACATCTTCGGAACGCCGGCAATTGGTCCTGGTAAAAGGGTTTATCAGATTGTCGGGTGAACAGACCAGGCGAGTCGTTTTGCAGAAATGAAACACACACCTGTTTCAAGTATTTCAGGATTGCAACAGCAGTCTCCGCCCCTGACCGTAACTACTCATGTCATTATTCCGGAACGCTCGGCATGAACGGTTGGCCTTCGAGTGAGAGGATGGGCCGGAGTCCGGGGAAAAATGATGACCGCAGCGGTCAAGAAATGGAGTACTTCTTCATCTTCCGCCACAGCGTGGCGCGGCTTATTCCCAGTTCCTGTGCCGTCTTTCCCAGGTGCCCGCCGTTGTGCTTGAGGGCGAAACGGATGGCGTCGGCCTCCGCAAGCTTGAGCTGCGATCCGTCGTGCGGTGGCTTCGTCGCAAAGGCGCGCTGGTTCCCCTGCGGGAGATCCTCGGGGAGGTGGGGCACATCGATCAGCCGGTTGTGGCACAGGACGAACCCGTACTCGATGACATTTTCCAGCTCCCGGACGTTTCCCGGAAAGTCGTGGCGCATGAGGATCTCCATCACCGCGGGCGTGACTCCGGTGATCTGCTTCCCGCTCTTCACGCTGAAACGCCGGACGAAATGCTCGACCAGAAAGGGGATGTCCTCGCGCCGGTCCCTGAGCGGGGGGAGGGTCAGACGGACGACCGCCAGGCGGAAGTACAGGTCGTCCCGGAACTTCCCGTCGCTGACGAGCTCGGCCAGCTTCCGGTTGGTGGCCGCCACGATGCGTACGTTCGCCTGCACGGTCTTGGTCCCGCCGAGCGGCTCGTACTCG contains:
- a CDS encoding helix-turn-helix domain-containing protein produces the protein EYEPLGGTKTVQANVRIVAATNRKLAELVSDGKFRDDLYFRLAVVRLTLPPLRDRREDIPFLVEHFVRRFSVKSGKQITGVTPAVMEILMRHDFPGNVRELENVIEYGFVLCHNRLIDVPHLPEDLPQGNQRAFATKPPHDGSQLKLAEADAIRFALKHNGGHLGKTAQELGISRATLWRKMKKYSIS